Proteins encoded together in one Miscanthus floridulus cultivar M001 chromosome 16, ASM1932011v1, whole genome shotgun sequence window:
- the LOC136510471 gene encoding uncharacterized protein: MVTRKLLHNFTDHKVIVVTWYPLRDIVRNRDAIGRISKWALDLIGHDIRYIPRTIIKSQALIDFIAKWTEVQFPTPDVTHEYWTMYFDGSIMVPDSGTGVVLISPSGSMLCYAIRLHFSTSNNAVEYEAHINRLCITIELGATWLYVHGDLELVIDQVMKESSCKSPLMVAYYQEVRKLEDKF; this comes from the coding sequence atggtgacccggaagctcctacacaacttCACTGATCACAAAGTCATCGTCGTCACTTGGTACCCGCTGAGAGACATCGTTCGCAATCGCGATGCCATTGGACGAATCTCCAAATGGGCTCTTGATCTCataggccatgacatcaggtacatCCCCCGCACTattattaagtctcaggctctcatagACTTCATCGCCAAATGGACTGAAGTCCAGTTCCCGACCCcagatgtcacccatgagtactggacgatgtacttcgatgggtcgatCATGGTGCCCGACTCGGGgactggagtggttctaatctccccaaGTGGGAGCATGCTTTGCTATGCGATCCGTCTCCATTTTTCAACCTCAAATAATGCCGTAGAGTATGAAGCCCACATCAACAGgctatgcatcaccatcgagctcggcgccacgtgGCTGTATGTCCACGGCGATTtggagttggtcatcgaccaagtcatgaaggagtcttcctgtaagagccctctcatggtagcatactaccaggaggtgcgcaagctcgaggacaagttctga